TGTACCGCTCCGGCAAGCTGGAAGTGCCCGGCGCCATCATCGGCGATATGGTCATGGAGAAGCTGAAAGCGGTGGACCACATCGCCTACATCCGCTTTGCCAGCGTTTACCGTGAGTTTACCGATATCACCACGCTGAAAGAAGTCGTGGACGCTCTGGTATTGGACGAGCCAGCGCTCGCCTCGCCCAAGAACCAGCTCTCTCTCCTCTCCACCAAAGAACTGGAAGAACTGTCGAAACGACGGCAGTCTGAGATCGGAATTGAAGCAGAACGACTATCTAAGAGCAAGGCTTAAAAAGGCATGATAGCTATTGGAGGAGGAAGACGATGAAATTATCAGGATATGAGGAAATGGATAGATTTGAGCAAGAAGTTCGTCAGTGGCTAGAGAGGAGAGGAATCTCATTTCAGAGTTATGAGACTCTACCAATACAAAATAGAATAGTACTAAGAAATTTGGTATGCACCCCAACTCAACCCACAACGGACAGGCAACGCAGAGAGCTCTACCGAAAGCTATGCTTATCTGGTATAGCAGGGAGGGAATCTATAGACCCTACTGACTTTATGCCAGACAAAGAGCTAAATAAATTCTTTTCTCCATTGTCTCCAAGTGAAAAACTTAATTACTTAGAAAAGTTTTAATTGTAGAACTACAAAAGGATTATTTTGTCTGTATTATTTCACGAGTGCAAAGAGAGCGGGGTAACGCAATGTTTGTAGACGTAGAACATACTAATACCCTTATTATTGAACGAGCCAGAAAGCTCGTGAACAAGTTA
This genomic stretch from Chloroflexota bacterium harbors:
- the nrdR gene encoding transcriptional regulator NrdR is translated as MNCPYCSYCDSKVIDSRDINDGIRRRRQCLKCGSRFTTYERLQPAGLFVIKKDERREEFNRDKLLTGIRKACEKRPLPSGTVDKIADDIEAELYRSGKLEVPGAIIGDMVMEKLKAVDHIAYIRFASVYREFTDITTLKEVVDALVLDEPALASPKNQLSLLSTKELEELSKRRQSEIGIEAERLSKSKA